The following coding sequences lie in one Apium graveolens cultivar Ventura chromosome 1, ASM990537v1, whole genome shotgun sequence genomic window:
- the LOC141673251 gene encoding uncharacterized protein LOC141673251, whose amino-acid sequence MKVSVRDAFSDVNGLVRSKHRLCMWHIMEKFPVKLGNRLCKETDFMEKMKTYIWSYIIKTEENEPMFRLLRTTSRSESENSFLGSFINKEIRYVNFGCVLSVQWTSKGMRQLDWIMSQIQEEILASCLEMQIKRMSEEVDGVTHFEIRDVRVSVSMNHAVCSCKKFVMCGIICRHAFCGVKQIGVTKCLRSLVLNRWIQTVDNGTSLNLDVLDAYDGSIVSFTKKDHIAAIVGQQPEGEVNILPPNVFKNKGTTLRG is encoded by the exons ATGAAAGTGTCTGTGCGTGATGCATTTTCTGATGTTAACGGTCTTGTTCGTAGTAAGCATCGTTTATGCATGTGGCATATTATGGAGAAATTTCCAGTTAAG CTTGGTAATCGATTATGCAAGGAGACAGACTTCATGGAGAAAATGAAAACTTATATCTGGTCATATATTATTAAAACTGAAGA AAATGAGCCAATGTTTAGGTTGCTAAGAACTACTTCAAGATCTGAGAGTGAAAACTCATTTTTGGGTAGTTTCATAAACAAAGAGATAcgttatgtgaattttggttgcgTTTTGAGTGTGCAATGGACAAGCAAAGGAATGAGACAGTTAGATTGGATCATGAGTCAAATTCAA gaagaaatCCTCGCTTCTTGTTTGGAAATGCAAATTAAGCGTATGAGTGAAGAAGTTGATGGTGTTACTCATTTTGAAATCAGGGATGTGAGG GTTTCTGTTAGTATGAACCATGCTGTATGTTCTTGCAAGAAATTTGTGATGTGTGGTATTATTTGCAGACATGCATTTTGTGGTGTGAAACAAATTGGGGTTACCAAATGTCTAAGAAGCCTTGTTCTTAATCGTTGGATCCAAACTGTTGATAATGGAACTTCATTGAATTTAGATGTG TTGGATGCTTATGATGGATCTATTGTCAGTTTTACGAAAAAGGATCATATTGCTGCAATAGTTGGTCAGCAACCTGAAGGAGAAGTGAACATTCTTCCACCTAATGTTTTTAAGAATAAAGGAACTACTTTAAGAGGATGA